The nucleotide sequence AGCCCTTGCCCTTAAATTATTCCCATAATCAAAGGTCACCGCACCCTGATCTTGTAACGCCAACATCAACTCCACGTGCCTGTACATGGAAGTATAGGCCCGCTCTATATATTTCTCTTCATCTTTATTCCTCAGAACTTTAGCTTCTTCAACACTAAGCCCATGTGGATAATAGCCAAGCAAGGGATCATGAGCCGAAGTCTGATCAGTCAATGTATCGGGGACAACCCCTCTTTCGATCAATCTTTCTAATAAATCCACAGCATTTCCCGACACACCAATCGAAACAGCCCTCCCTTGCTTTTTTGCCTCTAGAGCTCTATCAATCGCATCATCAAGATCTTTGATCAGTAAATCCAAATACCTAGTATCCAAACGCTTCCTGATACGCCACTCCTCCACTTCAGCCACCAGACATACCCCTCCATTCATCGTAATTGCCAAGGGCTGCGCTCCCCCCATACCTCCTAGGCCTGCAGTCACATTTAAAGTCCCCTCAAGACTTCCTGCAAAATGCTTTCGGGCCAACTCAGCATACGTTTCGAAGGTTCCCTGAACAATCCCTTGAGAACCAATATAAACCCAGGAACCAGCAGTCATCTGACCATACATCATCAAACCGGCTTTTTCAAGCTTATCAAAATGATCCCAATTAGCCCACTTAGGCACTAAGTGAGAATTTGAAATCAGTACTTTTGGTGCATTCAAATGTGTAGGCACTATCGCTACCGGCTTGCCTGACTGGATCAAAAGAGTCTCATCTTCTTCCAACACTTTTAACCCATTGATAATCTTATCCAGGGCATCAAAATCTCTGGCAGCTTTTCCTCTTCCTCCATAAACAATCAAATCCTCAGGCCTTTCCGCTACCTCGGGATCCAAATTATTCAATAACATTCTCAAAGCAGCTTCTTGAACCCAACCTTTACAATTCAACTTACTCCCGGTAGGGGTTTTGTATTTCTCTTTTGAGTATTTAGATATAACACCTGACATCATCTTAATCTTTAAAGTGATTTAATCTCATCCAATCTCCATCTCCTCATAAACTGGATGCTACTTTCAATATCCGTGGCCAACACCCTGTCATAAGTATTAAAACTCACTTCTTTTCTATAGAGAGCCACAAGTTTCTCCACTATTGGAGAACTTTTAACTGGCTTTCTAAACTCCAAAGCCTGAGTTGCTGTCAACAACTCAATAGCCAATATCTTCTCAAGATTATTTAACACCCTGAGGCATTTCGTCGCTCCATTAGCCCCCATACTCACATGATCTTCTTGGCCATTGGAAGACACGATAGAATCGACCGATGAGGGTGTACATAATTGCTTATTTTCACTTACGACACTAGCAGCTGTATATTGCGGTATCATCAGTCCTGACTGAAGCCCGGGATCATGTACCAGAAACAAAGGCAGCCCTCTCGCTCCTGAAAGCAGCTGATAGGTCCTCCTCTCTGAAATACTCCCTATTTCAGCCATAGCAATCGCAAGGTAA is from Echinicola marina and encodes:
- the hutU gene encoding urocanate hydratase is translated as MSGVISKYSKEKYKTPTGSKLNCKGWVQEAALRMLLNNLDPEVAERPEDLIVYGGRGKAARDFDALDKIINGLKVLEEDETLLIQSGKPVAIVPTHLNAPKVLISNSHLVPKWANWDHFDKLEKAGLMMYGQMTAGSWVYIGSQGIVQGTFETYAELARKHFAGSLEGTLNVTAGLGGMGGAQPLAITMNGGVCLVAEVEEWRIRKRLDTRYLDLLIKDLDDAIDRALEAKKQGRAVSIGVSGNAVDLLERLIERGVVPDTLTDQTSAHDPLLGYYPHGLSVEEAKVLRNKDEEKYIERAYTSMYRHVELMLALQDQGAVTFDYGNNLRARAQEKGLKNAFDFPGFVPAFIRPLFCEGKGPFRWVALSGDPEDIRKTDEMILKLFPENESLRRWITLAQEKISFQGLPARICWLGQGEREKAGLAFNEMVKRGVLKAPIVIGRDHLDTGSVASPNRETERMLDGSDAVADWPVLNALMNTAGGASWVSLHHGGGVGMGYSIHAGMVIVADGTDAANERLSRVLRNDPGIGVIRHADAGYRLAKETAKKHGLGINERI